The Stigmatella ashevillena genomic sequence ATTCGGGATGATGCAGCGTGGCGATCAGCCGCTCATCCCCGGTGCGTGCCGGTTCGACCAGGGGAGGATAGCGGCTGGCCACGCGGGGCAACCACCGGGCGCGCCAGGCCTCCACGAAAGCCGCCGTATGGGCAGTGCCCAGCACGTACCCCACCACGTGTCCTCCCTCTTCGAGCACGAACGCAAGCTGCGGCTCGAGCGCGAGATAGGGACCGGCGTAGACGTCGGCGAGCAGCTCGTCGCTCAGGTAGTGGCCCCTCGCATCCTGACCGGCCGCACCCGTGCGCACACAGATGTCGTACACGGCATCCCGGTCTTTCGGCTGGTAGGGTCGAACAGGCATGGCCGGGCCCATGTTTGCCGAGCCCCTGCCCGGAGACGAGAACGTTCGTCCAGTGATGACTGGAAGAAACTTCAGGGCCGTGGGGACGATAATCTCCACAAGAAGATTGCTTCCGCCCTGGAAGCTTCCGAAATCCGAGAAAAAACCGAATGACCACCGCCATCAACGACATGGTTTCCGCCATCACGAGCGGAGTTCGCTCCAACACCGCGCAAGAGTCGAAGTGGATTGCCAGCGCGCCCCCGGAGATGCAGGGTCAGATGAAGTCGCAGATCCTGATGCAGAAGGAGCAGGAGCTGTGCCAGATGCTCGCCCAGGCCATGAAGCAGCTGAGCGAGCTGTCGAAGAGCACCATCCGGAACATCGGCGGCTAGTTCTCTGCCGCACCCGTTGCACCCCGAACCGGCTTCGCGTGGGCTCAGCGCCCCAACGCGGAGCCGGTTCTGCTTTGTCCCGTAAGTGATGCAGGTGGCAAGCACCACGACCCCGCTCCGCTCGGGGGGCGAGCAAGCTGAGCCACTTGCTTCCTGGTCCAGTACCTCACCGTACCCAGGGTGAACATGCTCTTACTGTGCCTGCGTCTCCTGCCAATCCAGCGAATGAGCGGCGCGACCAACTGCTGAACGCCATCGAGCAGCTGCTCGCGCTGCCTGCGGCCGAGCTTCGCTCCACGATGAACCGTGCCAGCCAGCTCATCAGCGAGCTCTTCCAGGCCGAGAAGGTAGATGTCTTCTTCCTGGAGCCAGAAACCCAGACACTTGTGGCCTTGGGAGTCAGCGATACGCCCATGGGACGCAAGCAGAAGAGCCTCGGCCTGGACCGGCTACAGCTGGCCAACCGAGGGCGCATCGTCGAGGTCTTCGAGACAGGACAACCCTGGCATTCGGGGCATCAGGACGAGGATCCCAATGAGTTGCCAGGCATCAAGTACGGGCTGGGCATCCGATCCGCCATCACGGCCGCGATCGAGATCGGCGGGCGGCGGCGGGGCGTATTGGAGTGCTCCTCGTCACGCCCAGAGTATTTCTCCCTGAATGATCTGCGCTTCCTGGAGGCAGTTGCCAAGTGGATAGGCATGGTGGCACACCGGGCCGAACTCGTAGAGCAGCTGACAAAGGCCGCCGCCGAGCAGGGCCGCCGCGCCGCCGCCGATGAACTCATCACCATCCTGGCCCACGACATAGGCAACCACCTGTTCTCATTGCGCACGCGCATCGAGCTCATCCACAAGCGGGCACAGCGTGAACAATCCACCGACTACTTGCGCGATGCCCAGGCAGCAACCCGGGGCCTTGAGGCCCTCATGCGCCTGACGTCGGATCTGCTCGACGTGGGCCGACTCGATCAGGGGCTCTTTGCCCTTCGCCCACAGTCCGTGGACCTGACGCGGTTGGTGGAGGAAGTGGCCGCCGCCGCCACGACCCCTCGGACCGCAGTCCAATATCGGGGGCCCGCGGAGCTGGTGTCCATGGCCGACCTGGACCGCCTCCGCCAAGCGCTCTCCAACCTCGTGGCCAACGCGCTGAAGCACTCCCCCACGGGGACGCCCGTGGTCGTGGAGGCCGCCCGGCAGACACGCACGGACGGCACCTGGGCCGTCCTCACCGTCTCCGACCAGGGCCCGGGTATTCCGCCGCACCTGCTCCCGCGGCTGTTCGAGCGCTTCGTGCGTGGCCCTGGCTCTTCGGGACTCGGCCTCGGTCTGTACCTGGCGCGGCAGATCGCCATCGCGCATGGCGGCTCGCTCGAGGTCCACTCCGCTCCGGGCAAAGGCACGTGCTTCGAACTCGCTTTCCCCATGGATCGGGACACGCTGTCCGGCCCGGTGGCGTGACTCGGGGCCCCAGCCCATGCCACCTCGGACGGCGAAGCGGGCGCATCTGCTCCTGCGTGGATGCGCCCTGCCGTTTCGCCTCTCCGAGACGCGCCCGGCTACTGCACCTGCGCGATGATGTCGTTCAGCATCTGCTCGGTGAACTTGCCCTCGGAGAAAGCGATCAGCTTGTAGGCGGGCATGTCGTTGACGAACACCAACGTCGACATCTCGGCCTTCTTCCGGGCGCGCTCCTCCCGCAACGTGCGCTTCACGGTGCTTTGATCTTCTGTCGTCCCGCCCATGATGATGCTCGTCAGCCGCGAGTAGAACGCCTTGCCCTTGGGGTGGTCCTTGAACTCCTTCACCATGGAGTTGCGCGTCAGCGTGGGGACGGCCACCTGGGCCTCCACCGACACGGGCTTTCGCAGGGGCAAGTCCCTGGACGAACCGCCGACCAGGATGTCGAACCGGCCCGGGTTGACGGTCCAGCGGTGGAGCTGGGCGTTGTAGTAGGCGAAATCACGCGGGTTCAGCGTGAAGCTCACCGTCTTCTCCTCACCGGGCTGGAGTGCCACCTTGGCGAAGGCCTTGAGCTCCTTCTCCGGCCGGCTGACGGCGGGCACCTCTTCGCGGACGTAGAGCTGGACGATTTCCTTTCCAGCCACCTTCCCCATGTTCTTGACCTTCACCTGAACGGTCAGACTCCCGGTGTCCTTGATGGACGATGCGCTGAGGGTCATCTCCGAATAGGCGAAGGTGGTGTAGCTCAGACCAAAACCAAACGGGAACAGCGGCGTGATGTTCTTCTTGTCGTAGTACCGGTAACCAATGAAGACGCCCTCGCCGTAGTGGGCCTGCTGGTTCAGTCCGGGGAACTCGATGGCGGTCGGCGTGTCCTCCGTACGCACCGGGAAGGTCTCCTGCAATTTCGCAGAGGGATTGACCTTGCCCGTCAGGATATCGGCGATGGCTCCTCCACCCGCCTGTCCCGTCAGCCAGCCCTCCAGAATGCCCTTCACCCGGCCCACCCAGGGCATGGCGATG encodes the following:
- a CDS encoding GNAT family N-acetyltransferase; the protein is MPVRPYQPKDRDAVYDICVRTGAAGQDARGHYLSDELLADVYAGPYLALEPQLAFVLEEGGHVVGYVLGTAHTAAFVEAWRARWLPRVASRYPPLVEPARTGDERLIATLHHPEWMLAPELVPHPAHLHVDLLPQAQGAGHGRRLVETFLAAAAAAGAPSLHLGTGDTNTRALRFYERLGFQRLPVAGAEGTTFFWCPTAMGGSKFR
- a CDS encoding GAF domain-containing sensor histidine kinase translates to MPASPANPANERRDQLLNAIEQLLALPAAELRSTMNRASQLISELFQAEKVDVFFLEPETQTLVALGVSDTPMGRKQKSLGLDRLQLANRGRIVEVFETGQPWHSGHQDEDPNELPGIKYGLGIRSAITAAIEIGGRRRGVLECSSSRPEYFSLNDLRFLEAVAKWIGMVAHRAELVEQLTKAAAEQGRRAAADELITILAHDIGNHLFSLRTRIELIHKRAQREQSTDYLRDAQAATRGLEALMRLTSDLLDVGRLDQGLFALRPQSVDLTRLVEEVAAAATTPRTAVQYRGPAELVSMADLDRLRQALSNLVANALKHSPTGTPVVVEAARQTRTDGTWAVLTVSDQGPGIPPHLLPRLFERFVRGPGSSGLGLGLYLARQIAIAHGGSLEVHSAPGKGTCFELAFPMDRDTLSGPVA